Proteins encoded in a region of the Methyloterricola oryzae genome:
- a CDS encoding cyclic nucleotide-binding domain-containing protein — protein MTFLPYSAQAHERWILTPEQILEWNAKPMPGLYSEISWLNFSMIAGFLLFTVGWIRLGFTGARELFPDLQARLGSYGDLVAPILRFCLAWALISSTFGLEPRYGVAPFASPTLFAPDLELSLLGPGWGWLRWVQFLLGLGFLFGVYVRILAGALILLALLATLLFGAPILAYAGALLGVAIYLVMQGPGSFYVPMPTEPRLRPLQAWLETQPRSRAQAIMRVLTGVTIFYLGFNFKVLQPNLAIGIITLYDVPLMSSAPETFTLLMTLVEVTAGILIVAGILLRPLSLFFLFAFLTFALLLPESLMAHVLFYGVMLSFLFNSAGYWHMPEATDKAANIVIVGGTVAAIHAAMKIEKLVGQFTNVKLTLIHDQPNMLFHPLLPEVIGGTMQPGNAVNPIRRVLPQTRVILGELLHIDSEGRRVDIRRSDDKPMTLPYDELVLASFPQPNFIGISGLMAHSSPINSVGDALHIRKRVMDLVERAEFEENPAERQRLLAFAVIGSGQRPYATAVEISEMLNTAKTSYPVLREHGWQVHLFEGTQPPFSSFEEEIRPRCDRELQAAGVLVHRESEVTAVTATELVLANGTRQPVGLVVNARFDYASVPIDEQSYRAPLAVTPELKFLEREHIWATTLKAQAGERPFLTTSDWVSLGRTAGQNAWASSQGYATQPFRAHKRWLKPYNMGRHSICKLGPWLIGGGPAWVISRVTNLMALPGLERNLRILVDWFLDIPFRADIAVLAPDATERLQRCHYEPGDEVIRQGDTGDTAYVIEVGRVEVVTDGRKVTEYGPGDFFGELALVSDTLRTATVRCLTPCELTVLSRDDFHTLTVGSGTLANAIRKQIDERLQAIRV, from the coding sequence GTGACCTTCCTTCCGTATTCTGCCCAAGCTCACGAACGCTGGATCCTTACTCCGGAGCAGATTCTGGAGTGGAATGCCAAGCCCATGCCGGGGCTTTATTCCGAGATTTCCTGGCTCAACTTCTCCATGATCGCGGGCTTCCTGCTGTTCACCGTGGGGTGGATACGGCTTGGGTTCACCGGCGCCCGCGAACTGTTTCCCGATTTGCAGGCACGCCTGGGTTCCTACGGCGATCTGGTCGCACCCATCCTGCGTTTCTGCCTCGCCTGGGCGCTGATATCCTCGACCTTCGGCCTTGAGCCCCGATATGGTGTGGCGCCATTCGCCTCGCCCACGCTGTTCGCACCCGATCTGGAATTGAGCCTGCTTGGGCCTGGGTGGGGCTGGCTGCGCTGGGTGCAGTTCCTGCTGGGGTTGGGCTTCCTGTTTGGCGTCTATGTCCGCATCCTTGCGGGGGCGCTGATCCTGTTGGCTCTGCTGGCAACTCTTCTCTTCGGCGCGCCGATACTGGCCTACGCGGGTGCCCTGCTTGGCGTGGCCATCTACCTGGTGATGCAAGGGCCAGGCAGTTTCTATGTGCCCATGCCCACCGAGCCGCGCCTCCGTCCCCTGCAGGCGTGGCTGGAGACGCAGCCGCGCTCGCGGGCGCAGGCCATCATGCGCGTGCTAACGGGCGTCACCATTTTCTATCTGGGTTTCAATTTCAAGGTGCTGCAGCCGAATCTGGCCATCGGCATCATCACCCTGTACGACGTGCCGCTGATGTCTTCGGCGCCGGAGACCTTCACCCTGCTCATGACCCTGGTGGAAGTGACGGCCGGCATCCTGATCGTGGCGGGCATACTTCTTCGGCCCCTGTCCCTGTTCTTCTTGTTCGCGTTTCTCACCTTTGCACTGCTGCTGCCGGAAAGCCTGATGGCGCACGTGCTTTTCTATGGTGTGATGCTTTCCTTCCTATTCAACAGCGCGGGGTACTGGCATATGCCGGAGGCTACTGACAAAGCGGCTAACATCGTCATCGTCGGCGGGACCGTCGCGGCGATCCACGCCGCCATGAAAATCGAGAAGCTGGTGGGCCAGTTCACCAACGTGAAACTTACCCTGATTCATGACCAGCCTAATATGCTGTTCCATCCGTTGCTGCCGGAAGTGATCGGCGGCACCATGCAGCCGGGCAATGCGGTGAATCCGATCCGGCGGGTCTTGCCCCAGACCCGAGTTATCCTGGGAGAACTGCTTCACATCGACAGCGAGGGCCGACGGGTGGATATCCGCCGCAGCGACGACAAGCCCATGACGCTGCCCTATGACGAACTGGTGTTGGCCTCGTTTCCGCAGCCGAATTTCATCGGCATCTCGGGGCTGATGGCCCACTCCAGTCCGATCAATTCGGTGGGCGACGCTCTGCACATCCGCAAAAGGGTCATGGATCTGGTCGAGCGGGCGGAATTTGAGGAAAATCCGGCGGAGCGCCAGCGCCTGCTCGCCTTTGCGGTGATTGGCTCGGGCCAGCGGCCTTACGCCACCGCGGTGGAGATTTCCGAGATGCTCAACACCGCGAAAACCTCATATCCGGTCTTGCGTGAGCATGGCTGGCAGGTCCATCTGTTCGAAGGCACGCAGCCGCCATTCTCCAGCTTCGAGGAGGAAATACGCCCGCGCTGCGACCGTGAACTGCAGGCGGCTGGCGTTCTGGTGCATCGCGAAAGCGAAGTCACGGCGGTGACCGCCACCGAACTGGTTTTGGCCAATGGGACGCGGCAACCGGTCGGGCTGGTGGTCAATGCCCGCTTCGACTACGCCAGCGTGCCCATCGACGAGCAGAGCTACCGGGCACCGCTGGCTGTGACGCCGGAGCTGAAGTTCTTGGAGCGCGAGCATATCTGGGCGACAACTTTGAAAGCCCAGGCGGGAGAAAGGCCGTTTCTCACTACCTCCGACTGGGTCAGCCTTGGCCGGACGGCGGGACAGAACGCCTGGGCAAGCTCCCAGGGCTACGCGACCCAGCCGTTCCGCGCGCACAAACGCTGGCTCAAGCCCTATAACATGGGACGTCACTCCATCTGCAAGCTCGGGCCTTGGCTCATTGGCGGGGGCCCCGCTTGGGTGATTTCCCGTGTGACCAACCTGATGGCGCTGCCCGGCCTGGAGCGTAATCTGCGCATCCTGGTCGACTGGTTCCTGGACATTCCCTTCCGCGCCGACATCGCGGTCCTGGCGCCCGATGCCACGGAACGCCTACAACGTTGTCATTACGAGCCGGGTGACGAAGTCATCCGCCAGGGCGATACCGGGGATACGGCCTATGTGATCGAAGTCGGGCGGGTCGAGGTGGTCACCGACGGGCGCAAGGTCACCGAGTATGGGCCAGGCGATTTCTTTGGCGAGTTGGCCCTGGTGTCCGACACCCTCCGAACGGCGACGGTGCGCTGCCTGACCCCTTGCGAATTGACAGTCCTGAGCCGGGATGACTTCCATACCCTGACGGTCGGCTCCGGCACCCTGGCCAACGCCATACGCAAACAGATCGACGAGCGCTTGCAGGCGATCCGGGTCTGA
- a CDS encoding helix-turn-helix transcriptional regulator has protein sequence MSASAHDLPEPDSGDNEATWPSAEGGDRRKRRFRRSIDQVMQQAEAFVASLEAVGDGVILLDSQSKVVFASNSVSTILREQGHYLSIEEDYLRFSEPSVAKKFAELLASIEREKPLLSHGGAFVVERRAPLPPLLLTVLPLSRQTPEDTLIARTMLILRDLSRIPVPQWQVFAQHFKLSGAETRLCLALADGLSLSDYSKKFHLSLHTSRTHIKSVFLKTETRRQADLLRLIFAFTRL, from the coding sequence ATGTCTGCTTCAGCCCACGACTTACCAGAGCCAGACTCAGGGGACAATGAGGCGACTTGGCCTTCTGCGGAGGGTGGCGATCGTCGCAAGCGGCGGTTTCGCCGCAGCATCGACCAAGTGATGCAACAAGCTGAGGCTTTCGTAGCGTCGCTCGAAGCGGTGGGCGACGGGGTTATTCTGCTTGATAGTCAATCCAAGGTCGTGTTTGCGTCAAACAGTGTCAGCACAATTTTGAGGGAACAAGGACATTACCTTTCCATCGAAGAGGACTATCTTCGGTTTTCCGAACCCTCAGTGGCAAAAAAATTTGCAGAATTGCTGGCGAGCATCGAGCGTGAAAAGCCGTTGCTGTCTCACGGTGGCGCGTTCGTGGTGGAACGACGGGCGCCACTCCCTCCCTTGTTGCTGACGGTGCTGCCACTTTCTCGACAGACGCCGGAAGACACATTAATTGCGCGGACAATGTTGATTCTTCGCGATCTCTCGCGAATCCCGGTTCCACAGTGGCAGGTCTTTGCTCAGCATTTCAAGTTGTCGGGCGCTGAGACTCGCTTGTGCCTGGCATTGGCGGATGGATTGTCTTTGTCAGACTACAGCAAGAAATTCCACCTAAGCCTCCACACATCGCGGACACATATCAAGAGTGTGTTCCTCAAGACGGAAACGCGGCGACAGGCTGATTTGCTGCGATTGATCTTTGCATTTACTCGCTTGTAG
- a CDS encoding FecR domain-containing protein, with translation METALCEGASIRVGADSRAAVALINEAVLRLDQNTTMRLVDVAEQPEKRSFLDLVSGAFKSFSRAPRTLTVHTPYVNGMIEGTEFAMRVDGDKTLVSVYEGKVRTENGKGQLSLTRGQSALAQSGKAPQPYVLINPRDAVQWTLYYPPIFASMNGAPASELDAAPAIKVAFRLASKGDTAGALSALNAIPESGRNADFHIFRAALLLEVGQANAALADTQLALQENPKAGLAYSLRAIVRIVRNEPDAALAEAERGVALSPGAASSIALSYAQQALFKIEAARDTLLAATREQPGDALAWARLAELWLMLGDRGKAREAAEKAESLAPNLARTQIVLGFAALAEYHAKSAKKAFERAVSLSSDDPIARLGLGLAKISDGDLEPGRRDLEAAVALNPSDSLLRAYLGKAYFEEKRYPLDSQQYGIAKELDPKDPTAYLYDGILKQTVNRPVEALHDIQASIEKNDNRAVYRGRLLLDQDRAARGTSVARVYNDLGFTQLGINESGKSLALDPSSDSAHRFLSDTYRGVRRRETSRVSELLQAQMMQDVNINPVQPSFGETNLNIITRGGATDAGFNEFTPLFERNTVRLNSTGVFGSQGTTGGEGVVTGLYDRYSISAGAFHYDTNGWRPNNDITHDIYNVFAQAAITPELNVQAEYRHRESQFGDLEFNFSPDSYERNARNELKQDMARVGLRFSPAPHSDFLLSYIHGNRDEGQNNPTGGSLFKALSNEDADQGDAQYIFKHEYFNVITGFSYTHVGQKLGVGIDIPAIFNQADADRSEANDYRGYIYSNIKWPQTVTWTVGMGVVSFDETTRRSTNLSFPPAPASTSDTSFTNTLRKVNPKLGVQWDITEQIRLRGFYFQTVKQPLAANRTLEPTQIAGFNQFYDNANATPSTRYGAGLNWQIVHDLALGAEATWREIQEPSIDTTPRWVSEPAREMLHQFYLYWTPLDELSVRTAFVYDEYEKESDTLSIQTNTTQPLKVETFSVPLSATFFHPSGFFSTAGVTFVSQNVVKIVTPEFPDLPQGHDNFAVVDVGIGYRMPKRYGIVSFSVQNLFDEHFNYQDDSYREFSNEPSTGPYFPTRTMMGRVTLNF, from the coding sequence ATGGAAACCGCTCTGTGCGAGGGCGCGTCCATTCGCGTGGGTGCCGATAGCCGCGCGGCGGTTGCCTTGATCAATGAAGCGGTGCTGCGGCTGGATCAGAACACGACGATGCGGCTGGTGGACGTCGCCGAACAGCCGGAGAAGCGCTCCTTCCTGGATCTGGTGAGTGGCGCCTTCAAGTCCTTCAGCCGCGCCCCGCGCACGCTCACGGTGCATACGCCGTATGTCAACGGAATGATCGAAGGGACGGAGTTCGCCATGCGCGTGGATGGTGACAAGACCCTGGTATCCGTTTACGAAGGCAAGGTGCGCACGGAGAACGGCAAAGGCCAATTGAGCCTGACCCGCGGTCAATCGGCGCTGGCGCAGTCCGGCAAAGCACCGCAACCCTATGTGCTGATCAACCCTCGCGACGCGGTGCAATGGACTCTGTATTACCCCCCCATTTTTGCGTCCATGAACGGCGCACCCGCCTCGGAACTTGATGCTGCGCCAGCCATTAAAGTCGCGTTCCGCCTGGCCTCCAAGGGCGATACGGCGGGCGCCTTATCGGCATTGAACGCTATCCCGGAATCGGGCCGCAACGCGGACTTTCACATCTTCCGTGCGGCCCTTCTGCTCGAAGTGGGCCAGGCCAACGCGGCCTTGGCCGATACCCAACTGGCCCTGCAGGAAAACCCCAAAGCGGGTTTGGCTTACTCGCTCAGGGCGATCGTCCGGATCGTGCGGAATGAACCGGACGCAGCCCTGGCGGAAGCGGAAAGAGGCGTGGCGTTGAGTCCCGGCGCGGCTTCGAGCATCGCGCTATCCTACGCGCAGCAGGCCCTGTTCAAAATCGAAGCAGCCCGTGACACCCTGCTGGCGGCAACCCGCGAGCAACCGGGGGACGCGCTTGCCTGGGCCCGGCTGGCTGAACTGTGGTTGATGCTGGGAGACAGGGGCAAGGCCCGTGAAGCGGCAGAGAAGGCGGAGTCCCTGGCGCCCAATCTGGCGCGGACCCAGATCGTGCTCGGTTTCGCGGCCCTGGCGGAATACCACGCGAAGAGCGCAAAAAAGGCGTTCGAGCGGGCGGTTTCATTGTCCTCGGATGATCCTATCGCGCGCCTCGGTCTCGGCTTGGCCAAGATCAGCGATGGCGACCTGGAACCGGGCCGCAGGGACCTGGAAGCCGCTGTGGCCTTGAACCCCTCGGATTCACTCTTGCGCGCCTATCTGGGCAAGGCCTACTTCGAGGAAAAGCGCTATCCGCTCGACAGCCAGCAGTATGGCATCGCCAAGGAACTGGACCCCAAGGATCCCACTGCTTACCTGTATGACGGTATCCTGAAGCAAACCGTCAACCGTCCGGTGGAAGCCTTGCACGACATACAGGCATCCATCGAGAAAAATGACAACCGGGCCGTGTATCGCGGACGTCTGCTACTGGATCAGGACCGCGCGGCGCGCGGCACCAGCGTGGCCCGTGTTTATAACGACCTGGGCTTTACCCAGTTGGGCATCAACGAGTCGGGAAAGTCGCTGGCACTCGATCCTTCATCTGACTCGGCACACCGGTTTCTATCCGATACCTACCGGGGCGTGCGCAGACGCGAAACCTCGCGCGTCAGCGAGTTGCTGCAAGCGCAGATGATGCAGGACGTGAACATCAATCCGGTGCAGCCGAGCTTCGGTGAAACCAACCTGAATATCATCACCCGGGGCGGCGCCACGGATGCCGGCTTCAATGAGTTCACTCCGCTGTTCGAGCGCAATACGGTCAGGCTCAATTCGACGGGGGTCTTCGGAAGCCAGGGCACGACCGGCGGCGAAGGCGTGGTGACAGGATTGTATGATCGCTATTCCATCAGCGCTGGTGCCTTTCACTATGACACCAACGGTTGGCGTCCGAATAACGACATTACTCACGATATCTACAACGTCTTTGCACAGGCCGCCATCACGCCTGAATTGAACGTCCAGGCGGAGTATCGGCACCGCGAATCGCAATTTGGCGATCTGGAGTTCAATTTCTCACCGGACAGTTACGAACGTAATGCACGCAACGAGCTAAAGCAGGATATGGCCCGAGTCGGCTTGCGCTTTTCACCGGCGCCTCATTCCGATTTCCTGCTTTCCTACATTCACGGTAATCGCGACGAAGGGCAAAACAACCCAACCGGCGGCTCTCTGTTTAAAGCGCTCTCCAACGAAGATGCAGATCAGGGGGATGCGCAATATATTTTCAAGCACGAATATTTCAACGTCATTACGGGATTCAGTTATACGCATGTAGGGCAGAAGCTGGGTGTTGGTATCGATATTCCTGCAATATTTAACCAGGCCGATGCGGACCGGTCCGAGGCTAACGACTATCGTGGCTACATATACTCCAACATCAAATGGCCACAAACCGTAACTTGGACGGTCGGGATGGGCGTTGTCAGTTTCGATGAAACAACCCGGCGTTCAACCAATCTGAGCTTCCCTCCCGCCCCAGCTAGTACAAGCGATACGAGCTTCACCAATACCCTGCGTAAGGTGAATCCGAAATTGGGCGTGCAGTGGGATATTACCGAGCAGATTCGCTTGCGAGGCTTTTACTTCCAGACGGTCAAGCAGCCTTTGGCGGCGAACCGCACCTTGGAGCCCACTCAAATAGCTGGATTCAATCAGTTTTACGACAATGCCAACGCTACGCCATCAACTAGATACGGCGCGGGCCTGAATTGGCAGATTGTCCATGACTTGGCCTTGGGAGCAGAAGCGACTTGGCGAGAGATCCAAGAGCCGTCCATAGACACCACCCCCAGATGGGTGAGCGAACCTGCCCGCGAAATGCTTCATCAATTCTATTTGTACTGGACTCCGCTCGATGAATTGTCTGTTCGAACAGCGTTTGTTTACGACGAATATGAAAAAGAGTCCGATACTTTGTCGATTCAGACAAATACGACGCAGCCTCTTAAAGTCGAAACGTTTAGTGTGCCTTTGAGCGCCACATTTTTTCACCCGTCAGGTTTCTTTTCTACAGCGGGGGTGACATTTGTAAGTCAAAACGTAGTTAAAATCGTGACGCCAGAATTTCCGGACCTTCCCCAAGGGCACGATAATTTTGCGGTGGTGGATGTGGGCATTGGGTATCGCATGCCGAAGCGATACGGAATCGTCAGTTTTTCAGTGCAAAATCTGTTTGACGAGCATTTCAATTATCAGGATGACAGCTATCGGGAGTTCAGCAACGAGCCTTCCACCGGCCCGTATTTCCCGACGCGAACGATGATGGGTCGAGTGACCCTGAACTTTTGA
- a CDS encoding HD domain-containing protein, whose translation MNLEPGSSEYGPRFASLWTQADSTADWKPVYEQLVASYSEPWRHYHSFRHIAHCLREFDLAQAFMESANAVQMALWFHDAVYVPGARDNEVRSADYFSLLSQGRFSASFEDQVRGLILITEHVNPPTTQAERYMVDIDLSPFGIPWEHCLEDSKRVRRELDMIPDNEYFQANIRFLQALTRRPHLYQTEHFRDRYEHSARANIGRLLQQIKATGRL comes from the coding sequence ATGAACCTTGAACCAGGCAGCTCCGAGTACGGGCCTCGCTTCGCATCGCTGTGGACCCAGGCTGACAGCACTGCCGATTGGAAGCCGGTCTACGAGCAATTGGTCGCGAGTTATTCGGAACCGTGGCGGCATTACCATTCGTTTCGTCATATTGCCCATTGCCTGCGCGAATTCGATTTGGCCCAAGCGTTTATGGAGAGTGCGAATGCGGTGCAAATGGCGCTGTGGTTTCACGATGCGGTTTATGTGCCAGGGGCTCGCGACAATGAAGTGAGAAGTGCAGACTATTTCAGCCTCCTCAGCCAGGGGCGGTTCTCGGCTTCATTCGAAGATCAGGTAAGAGGCCTCATTCTTATCACGGAACACGTGAATCCACCCACCACACAGGCCGAGCGGTATATGGTGGATATCGACCTGTCGCCATTTGGGATTCCTTGGGAACACTGCCTGGAAGACTCTAAGCGTGTGCGCCGGGAGCTCGATATGATCCCGGACAACGAGTATTTCCAAGCTAACATCCGGTTTCTCCAGGCCCTTACCAGACGACCACACCTCTATCAGACCGAGCATTTCCGCGACCGATACGAACACTCGGCTCGGGCGAATATCGGCCGGCTGTTGCAGCAGATTAAGGCCACGGGACGACTGTGA
- a CDS encoding CHASE2 domain-containing protein: MKPWLRGTLTGFTVSIAGALLALTPVGLEFEQGVGLSWLFKWRGPIAAPTEVVVIAIDDQTGGQLGLSRLPREWPRSIHARLVENLTKLGTSAIAFDFDFQQPKRPEDDIAFGAVIAASGRVVLAEKLTGKRQPLLDKTGKLKGSVWVEQLITPIAPLASSAEGLGPFPLPKVEVAVHEFWAFKPSVGGAATMPAVAMQIHTMPAYAKLQELARTQNLPGANALPSPLPASARAAELRRFMNDTRKAILQHPELEAQLRELSRGTAGLEAEEAQRMEALAALYGGEDHRFLNFYGPPGSITTIPYHVIAGGDASSAPMPDLKGKVAFVGFSDLYDPGQPDRFYTVFTNEDGVDLSGVEIAATSFANLLTHRDVQALNLAEELAVVGGFGALAGITAGALPAILGVPLLLASAAGYAAYAVHSFGEHDLWLPMATPFLVQLPLALFIGLFTHYFLERRKKTRAAKAISLYLPEQLARDFTEKNLDSSALNRVTYSVCFASDMAGFTSIAEKLPPSELASFLNDYFESLSKPLKSQGVDVIEFRADGVMCAWTAEKPNPDTRRKALTAGLEAIESIAAFKQRHELLAQSLRIGLEEGTVYVGHAGGGGHFVYSIVGDSANTAARIEGLNKYLGTQLLASRVVTEGVDGLLTRYLGDFIFVGKSEPLPIVEIMASEPSASPETRRLASDFDQAMADLGRSAWNEAAARFEALLADHPGDGPARFHLERCRRFAEAPPELSPWVVAMDSK, encoded by the coding sequence ATGAAGCCCTGGCTGCGCGGCACTCTCACGGGATTCACGGTGTCCATCGCCGGCGCCCTGCTCGCCCTGACGCCCGTGGGACTGGAGTTTGAACAGGGCGTCGGTCTGTCGTGGCTGTTCAAATGGCGCGGGCCCATCGCGGCTCCGACTGAAGTGGTCGTCATTGCCATCGACGATCAAACCGGCGGGCAACTCGGACTGTCCCGGCTACCGAGGGAATGGCCTCGCAGCATCCACGCGCGGCTGGTTGAAAACCTCACGAAACTGGGCACGTCCGCCATCGCCTTCGACTTCGACTTCCAACAGCCCAAGCGGCCGGAAGACGATATTGCCTTCGGCGCCGTCATCGCGGCGTCGGGCCGCGTGGTGCTCGCCGAAAAGCTGACCGGCAAGCGCCAGCCACTGCTCGACAAGACGGGCAAGCTCAAGGGATCGGTATGGGTCGAGCAACTGATTACGCCGATCGCGCCCCTCGCCTCCAGCGCCGAGGGCCTGGGCCCCTTCCCGCTGCCCAAGGTTGAAGTCGCGGTGCACGAATTCTGGGCCTTCAAGCCCAGCGTCGGCGGCGCGGCCACCATGCCCGCCGTAGCCATGCAGATCCATACCATGCCGGCCTATGCCAAGCTACAGGAGTTGGCCAGGACGCAGAATCTCCCGGGCGCCAATGCCTTGCCCTCTCCGTTGCCGGCAAGCGCCCGCGCCGCGGAACTGCGGCGCTTCATGAATGACACACGCAAGGCCATTCTTCAACATCCGGAGCTTGAAGCGCAGCTACGCGAGCTCTCCCGTGGCACAGCGGGCTTGGAGGCGGAAGAAGCTCAGCGGATGGAGGCTTTGGCCGCGCTCTACGGCGGCGAGGATCATCGCTTTCTCAATTTCTACGGGCCGCCGGGCAGCATCACCACCATCCCCTACCACGTGATCGCGGGCGGCGACGCAAGCAGCGCGCCGATGCCGGACCTGAAGGGCAAGGTCGCCTTCGTCGGATTTTCCGATCTCTACGATCCCGGGCAGCCCGACCGCTTCTACACGGTGTTCACCAACGAGGACGGCGTCGACCTGAGCGGCGTGGAGATCGCCGCGACCTCCTTTGCCAACCTCCTGACCCACCGTGACGTGCAAGCCCTGAACCTCGCGGAGGAACTCGCCGTGGTCGGCGGATTCGGGGCCTTGGCGGGAATTACCGCCGGCGCGTTGCCCGCAATCCTGGGGGTGCCCCTGCTCCTGGCATCGGCTGCGGGCTACGCGGCCTATGCCGTGCATTCATTTGGCGAGCACGATCTATGGCTGCCCATGGCCACACCGTTCCTGGTGCAACTGCCCCTGGCGCTGTTCATCGGCTTGTTCACCCACTACTTCCTGGAGCGGCGAAAGAAGACCCGGGCGGCCAAGGCCATCAGCCTGTATCTGCCGGAGCAGCTGGCCCGGGATTTCACCGAGAAGAACCTCGATTCCAGCGCCCTGAATCGGGTGACCTACAGCGTATGCTTCGCCTCGGACATGGCGGGCTTCACCAGCATTGCCGAGAAGCTGCCGCCCAGCGAGCTGGCGAGTTTTCTCAATGACTACTTCGAAAGCCTGTCCAAGCCGCTCAAGAGCCAGGGCGTGGACGTCATCGAGTTTCGCGCCGACGGCGTCATGTGCGCCTGGACCGCGGAAAAGCCCAATCCCGACACCCGGCGCAAGGCGCTGACCGCGGGACTGGAAGCCATCGAGTCCATCGCGGCCTTCAAGCAGCGTCACGAACTGCTGGCGCAGTCACTGCGCATCGGTTTGGAGGAAGGCACGGTGTATGTGGGCCACGCCGGTGGCGGCGGCCATTTCGTCTACAGCATCGTCGGCGACAGCGCCAACACCGCAGCTCGCATCGAAGGCCTCAACAAGTACCTGGGCACGCAGCTGCTGGCCAGCCGCGTGGTTACCGAAGGCGTGGATGGCCTGCTCACCCGCTATCTGGGAGATTTCATCTTCGTAGGCAAGTCGGAACCCTTGCCCATCGTGGAGATCATGGCCAGCGAGCCATCGGCGAGCCCTGAGACGCGCCGACTGGCTTCCGACTTCGATCAAGCCATGGCGGACCTCGGCCGGAGCGCGTGGAACGAAGCCGCGGCGCGTTTCGAGGCACTCCTCGCGGACCATCCCGGCGACGGCCCTGCCCGCTTCCATCTCGAGCGCTGCCGGCGCTTCGCGGAGGCGCCGCCCGAGCTTTCGCCCTGGGTAGTCGCTATGGACTCGAAGTAG